The genomic window GTCTCAGATGGGTCGACATTTTCACTTAATATTGGGGTTTCTGCTCCATCAGAATCATAAGGTTGTGAATTAGATGGTGATGCTACATGAGGAAGAGGGACATTAGATGTCCTAGCAGATGCAGCACGAGGAACATCATGAGCTACATGAGGAGGAGGGACATTAGATGTCCTAGCAGATGCACCATGAGAAACATCATGAGGACCTGGGACATTAGATGTCCCAGCAGATGCGACTTGAGCAGGATGGACATTAGATGACCTACGAAGAGGTGCACCACTAGACGTGTTTGAAGAGGGTGCACTATGAGCAGGATTTCTAACATTCAATGTCCTATGAGGTGTCATACGAGCAGGTGCATCTTGAGATGTCATATGAGGAGATGTCATTTGTGGAGTTGAATGTTTGGGATGTGTGGATTTATGAGTCTTGGAatcttttactttttctttaaCTTTATCTTTACCTGCCATCTGCAATTAGtaagaaaaaatattagaattgtttatagaataaattaataaactatAAGCCAAAAAATATAACAGATGAATGTAAAgggacaaacaaacaaatagaaGGATGGAAAGTGCAAATAAAGAagtttgtaataataataataataataataataataataataataataataataatgagtaTGCAGGACTGATTGCTGCTGAAACAGCGAATTTGCctctattaataataataataatattacaataTTTACTAATCACTatttctatcatcatcatcatcatcatcaatatgATTGTCAGTGTCATCATTATGATACTCGGAGTTTTCTAAATCAAATTCGTCGTCCTCGCTCTCCTCGTCACTCTCATCCGATGGATGACACATCACTCCTGGTTCTCGTTTATTTTCGTAGTGCCACCTCATATGTGGAGCCGAGCTCATTGAAGCCTATAATCTCTTAAGTCTGGGAATTAAGGGTAAATAATGCATTTTCTTCATAGGTACCTCTTTGCATCTCTTCTTGCCCgtcatttttttcttataacgAGGTGCACTACAAAACTTGCATTCTTTTAATTGTTTACATTCATCGGTGTAGAATAGCATGCATCCATTAACACAACAATCTATTTTTTCTGCAGTGAGatagagagatagagagaatcGTTGTGCAGCGGAGAAGAAGAGAAGGTCACGCGAGAGAGGTGAAGTGGTGGAAAAGAAGGGCTGGAACGCTTGAAGGTTCTCGCAGAGAAGTGAAGAGTTTAGCAAGTTTGAAGGTCTCGcagagaagagaaagaaaggCTGCTGAAACGTGAAACGTGTTCTTAAACAAAGTGAAACCTgttaactaataatatatatgattaatttttatctattttttaaaagataatttaaTTTGGCTTAAATATCTCAATTAAgttttgttagttttatttcTTGTTACCATAtgtttatctttcttttttttttttttttttttttcgattttgCATTTGTCAACAAACTATAAATAATTCAATTAAGTGTTTTCTGTCAATTATACtcttagtcaattttttttttttctttaaaaaaacaactttatcctttttaataaaactaattaatgttatatatttaaaaaaactaaagtttgttttttttttcaaattcttttaaaataaaacttttatcTTTTGtctccgtgagcttaactcagttggtagagacattgcACTATGTGTGCAGGAGCCCGGGTTCGAatccggacactccacttattcacatataaggtgaattttctagctaataggctacttgacaaaaaaaaatcttttatcttttttcataaaataattaatgttgtatatttaaaaaacaaaagtttgttattttttatatataataataattccaTGAAGAGTTACAAGTCTattaataaaaggaaaagaatattcttatgttcttatatatttgattaattttattttttgtgatttgtAAAGAAAATAACACATTTGCGTCGGATCTGCTGTCGCACCTAATAATCAGTCTCCAAATCGGTCTCTATAGTCTCTTAGCGACCGAATTAGCGACCGATTAAATTTTTGACTTTGAGCTCAAAATTTTggtctctaattcggtctctaaTAGTGACCGAAATAATAGTCGCTAATTATCGGTAtctaattcggtctctataattacgtagcgaccgatttagcgaccggTTTATTTTTAGCTTTGAATTTCGAAATTTCGGTCTTTGATTCGGTCTCTATAGAGACCAAATTTTttcggtcgctaaatcggtctctaaaagcgagttttctagtagtgttcCCAGTCACCTTCATGCACTCTAGCTCCATGTATGTGTGTGGATATATTAGGTAGATGTTCAAGTtgctttttataaaaattatagaacTTAGCAGCAGGTGCTTGAATCTCTACTTCACCCACCACTTTTCCACTTAAAGCCATGTCTTTGCTCTCTAATATTGTTTCTTTCTACTCATAAGGTGGAAATACATTCCCTTATATATAGATGTTTTCAGATATattaattgaaattttataaaatttatctatTAATTATAATGTGACACCACAATAGCTGTAAATAGAATATGAATATAATGCTATGCCATGATAATGCTGGACAATATTATTCACTGAGGGACCAAAATATACCCTATTTTCTCCTTAACTAGGATTCGAGAGCACTAAGTAGCatgaaaacaacaacaacaacaacaataataataataataataataataataataatctacgtgagtttaactcagttagtagaaatatcatattttataggGGTCAGAGTTCGAACCTCAAACATTATTTATCTACTTTAAGGATGAAAGTTTTAATCGCCGgaaacttgacaaaaaaaatatattgtactCTCTTCGGCatcttttataagcaaatatacCAATTTGCAAACTTATTAAGAAGTtgtttttttgtcttgatttcatgtaaaatttctattataattactaaattgaccttataatatattaaatttacatTGGACTCTACAATCATATTAAAAAGTAGAATAATTAATTAGGGTAATTTTAGAAAAGtgagataaaataaaaatgattttgataacttttgcttatatttaaggccaatttttttttttaacttttgcttataaataaggccgaAGGGAGTATATCgaattgattattattattattattattattattattattatactaataaattgattattaataaaaaaaaaacccactTTTGAGTGGTCCATAGATTATAGGAGCGTTTTGGTTGTTGAATGCTCTCAAACTTCAAAGACTTCAATAATATTGTCCATTAGATATATTTATATGGGTAGAGTGAGGGAGATAGTCGTTTAAACAAAAGTTACCTTAAACAACACgttaatcttttatttaaatCAAACATTTTACACACATTCATTAACCATTTATACACATCAAACATATTTCAttacaatataaatttatttgataagCAATAACACTCTTGcaatccttcaaaaaaaaaacactctaGCAAAACACACTTTCATCTTCACCTTTGTTCATCTTTGTTACTATTCCTTGACAAGATGAGCATCAATATCTTTTGTGATCTTTATAGCAAAGTCCAAGATTAATTCAGGAGATAAACCAGTAATATCCTCCTTTAGCTTCTCATATTCATAAGTCCATTTTACAATTCCACCACCATGTTCCTTATCAATCACTTGTATTATTGACTTCAAACTCTTGTATTTCTCACTAAATTCCCCATCAAATATGCTATATGTGATTACCTTATTCTCATCATCTATACTCTCAATTTTTGCTTTAGCACTTACTTTTTTTCCATCTGATGCAG from Trifolium pratense cultivar HEN17-A07 linkage group LG1, ARS_RC_1.1, whole genome shotgun sequence includes these protein-coding regions:
- the LOC123896902 gene encoding MLP-like protein 43, with translation MALSGKVESEVEIEAPAAKFYNVFRKQLEHLPNITTHIHDAKVHEGDWENVGSVKHWEFTIDGKKVSAKAKIESIDDENKVITYSIFDGEFSEKYKSLKSIIQVIDKEHGGGIVKWTYEYEKLKEDITGLSPELILDFAIKITKDIDAHLVKE